In uncultured Methanobacterium sp., a genomic segment contains:
- a CDS encoding lysylphosphatidylglycerol synthase transmembrane domain-containing protein, with product MEKNKFWMILLFAVAVYLVMIIYANLGDLLSALAKFNWVFIPVMIILVTIAYFIRFIKWNLFLKNVDVHLPLKENLFVFFSGLSMTITPAKAGEIWKGWLIKDINGEKLSKTVPVVIVDRLTDLLGLIILSLSGIIYYKSGIYILLILVILFACFIVAIKSERISNRLISILEKRASKYSQDIKQMHKSFKKSMEVKYLIGMSAISVLAWFMECLALFFVIYGFGESLGIVLSTFIYSFASLAGAVSMIPGGLGVAEATLSGMLVFFGLSSSVAIGIALIIRLGTLWYGAILGFVVYILGKSRVMGK from the coding sequence ATGGAAAAGAATAAGTTCTGGATGATATTACTCTTTGCAGTTGCAGTGTATTTGGTAATGATTATTTACGCTAACTTGGGGGATCTTTTATCTGCACTAGCGAAGTTTAACTGGGTATTTATACCTGTGATGATCATTCTGGTGACTATTGCCTACTTCATAAGATTCATTAAATGGAATTTATTCCTCAAAAATGTAGATGTTCACCTACCCCTTAAAGAAAACCTTTTCGTGTTTTTCAGCGGCCTTTCCATGACCATAACCCCTGCAAAGGCGGGAGAAATATGGAAAGGATGGCTGATAAAGGACATAAATGGTGAAAAACTGAGTAAAACTGTTCCAGTGGTAATTGTAGACCGGTTAACCGACCTGTTAGGTCTTATCATCTTATCACTTTCCGGGATCATTTACTATAAAAGTGGAATATACATCCTCCTCATTCTGGTTATACTATTTGCCTGTTTCATTGTGGCCATCAAATCAGAAAGAATATCCAACCGTTTGATATCCATACTGGAGAAGAGGGCTAGCAAATATTCCCAGGACATTAAACAGATGCATAAATCCTTTAAAAAAAGCATGGAAGTTAAATATCTCATTGGAATGTCAGCTATTAGTGTTTTAGCCTGGTTTATGGAATGTTTAGCTCTGTTTTTTGTGATCTATGGATTCGGAGAGTCCTTGGGGATAGTGCTTTCCACATTCATATACAGCTTCGCATCCCTAGCTGGAGCTGTCAGCATGATTCCCGGCGGTTTAGGAGTTGCAGAAGCAACTTTATCAGGCATGTTAGTGTTCTTTGGATTAAGTTCTAGCGTGGCCATTGGAATCGCCCTAATAATAAGACTTGGGACATTATGGTACGGGGCCATCCTGGGCTTTGTTGTTTACATCCTGGGAAAATCAAGAGTTATGGGAAAATAA